The Acanthopagrus latus isolate v.2019 chromosome 20, fAcaLat1.1, whole genome shotgun sequence genomic sequence AGAATTCTTTGATATCCAGTAGGACTGGGAAAATGCACTGATGCTGTATGTCCTTGATACATTTTGGCATTACTCCAGTATAAACCTAATACATATCCCTGCATTAAAGCTGAATAAAAGTATTTGGAATATGAAGCCACTGCTAGCTGAATTAGCTCAGCATAAAGATTGGAAACGGAGATAAACTGGCAGCCTGGCTTtgtcataaaaataacaaagtcTGCCAACCAGCCCCTCCAAAGATTACTTAACATGTTAAAGCTTGTTTGTGAACTGCTCTGGACCAGGTTATTGTATTGGCCAGGACCTGTTAATATCCCAAAATCTCCACGTGTTCTCTTCAAAAATGATTAACTATTTCTTCAAGAATCAAAATGAGGTCTAAGAGACTGAAACTCAGAAATAAGTCATATTATAGTGGCTGTTCTCAGAATACCATTATTCTTAAGATATTTCCCACAGTTATGACTTAAACTTTTACAGATAGGTTTGCAGACAGGTTTCCACTCCACTTACCGTCATATGCACTGGATACCATAACCCTGTGTTGGTCTGTCATGATAACTACTCTTTGTTGGACTAGATGTTGTCTCAGAAATGATTGCACTAAATTATATTGTTGTCAATTTAAGATGATTTTATGCAACTGATAAAAACAGCACAGTAATGCAAGAACACCATTTCACAGAGTTAATGGACGTTTGAATTCTTAATATTCAGacattgtatttaatgtaattatttttttaaatgttgtaaattAATACAATCACCAACCAAAACAGTACATAAAAAacgaaaataaaaacactaagGATGTTGGGCATATACATCTAGCAGTTGATAAGATAAGCCGTGTATGATTATTCTCAAACGTAGTTATTGCGACAGGCCCGTCTCATGTTGGTTGTCCCAACTGTCTCACTCCCACCtcaatgtttctgtgtgtttgcggTAGCCCGTCAACTTTAGggttctcttgtgtttttggacaGCCACCTCCTCAaatcctctctgctctgcatgcTAGCCTGCAATGTTTGGACTTACCCACAATCCCTTGCATTAATGGCATGCCTTGATATgtcctgtccttttttttctaagaggtgtcatttggttttgtttccaaGTCAGTTTATCATGTTTGAGAATCTAGGCAAACTACTCCCGCATGAATTAGCACCACGTGTCACCTGACGTTTTCGTCCACAGATGTTGATGGGTGTCGGTGCGTGTTTAGAagctgcagatgtttgtgttgggGTCGTGTGAAagtcctgcatgtgtgtttattgttccTCCTGTGGACGTCCTGCATACTGGCGACAGTCTGTCTACCTTCATTCgcatgtttgtatttctgcGGAaggtttttatatatttgtctCCCCCCGCTCTCCACCTTAGATCCAGGTAATAGAGGATGACAAGGCTAAGAGCACTGAGCCATTCACCACAGGGATCAGAGGTCAGGCCCCACCGCTGGTCACCACCAACTTCCAGGTCAAAGACCAAGGTATGCTCTCCTTCCTGTGACCAGATTCACATCTGAAACTACCATGCAGAAATAATGATATTAAAggagaatctgtgtgtgtgtgtttagggaATGCCAGTCCCAGGTTTGTCCGCTGTACGGCCTACAATATGCCTTGCACAGCCGATATGGCCAAGCAGTCTCAGGTGCCACTGGCCGCGGTCATTAAGCCCCTCGCCACGCTGCCGCAAGATGAggtgagtgatgtcactttTCACCGTCTCTCCTGTGTTCTTGATTCACAGATTCATGACACTCCTGGAAAAGCCACATATTGTTTCCACCTAATTAGTATGTAGAAATTTTAAAATGAGTCGTTGTTAACACAGTAGATCTGTAtcctgtttcctctgacagTTGCAGGATATTTAAGAAGCCTTATTTCGACAGGGAGGTTTGTTTCTGGACTTTGTCTGATATGTGGCAGAACATTGTGTTCATTGAAAAGCAGTTGGCAAAGCTTTTAACTTCATCCGGGACGTAATAGGCTGCCAGGTAGAAGAGCTCGATAAGATATTTATAGTTTTATCCTTGAGGCTGTTGACTGTAAcaattagtttatttattagttCCCTTATTGTCAAAAAAGTGACTATTTTGATAACTAACTCAATAGTCATTTGtgagacagaaatgtcaaacattcacTGGTTTTAGCCTGtcaatattaacattttacacTCTTGTTCATCATGTATGATAGTAAACTGAATTTCTTGGAACTGTTGGTCATATGAAACGGGACATTTGAATATGATAAAGACGCATTCTTTGGAGTGATgcctcaaatgtggttataaatcaaatgtaatggAGGCAGGGTATGTTATCTCTTATTGGCCAGCATTAGGCAACCAATATACGAGATCGAGCTTTAAATACGTCTCTGTCAGATGTGGTAAATCAAGAACACGTTTTGATCTAACAACAAGCTTTTTGCTTTTCACCCTCATCATCTTGATGTTTCACTTTGTAGATTTATCCTCAAAGAATTTCCTAACAGTTTTCAGCCAAGACCAGATTTGAAAAAAGATTAGGCTAAAgcctgaaatgtatttattatgacAGAGTGCCCGTAACGTCGATGGGATAATCTGCCTCATAATCACAGTAGTGGGAGTGGCTGCGTGACCTTGTTTGATGCCGTCACCACATGTGTAACCGATATCCATCTGGACTAGTTTTACGTTACATCATTTTGGCaggaaaaacagttttgcaATAAAAAGGGAGTAAATATAAACCGATGTGGGAGCGGTACGCGTTACGTCCTGTTTCAGTAATTCAGGCCTTTACATGAAGTCCTCCCTGTAGTTAAATTGTATGAATCAACTTGCTCACTCTTCTCATTGCATCTCTTGTCAGAGCCCTCCATACCTGGTGGACCACGGCGAGGGCGGTCCAATCCGCTGCAACCGCTGTAAGGCCTACATGTGTCCGTACATGCAGTTCATAGAGGGAGGGCGCCGCTTCCAGTGTGGGTTTTGCAGCTGCGTCACAGAGGGTGAGTTTTTGTCCGCGTCCATGCATGTaaacttgtttcttttcctgatCTGACTTTACTGTACTGATGTTTGTCCTTTTTCCCAATAGTGCCTCCACATTACTTCCAGCATCTGGACCACACTGGGAAGAGGGTGGACTGCTATGACAGGCCGGAGCTTTCGCTGGGCAGCTACGAGTTCCTGGCCACTGTCGACTACTGCAAGGTGAGCTGGTACTGAACGATCGTGTTATTGGGTCGtagttgaaataaaataaaattccagAGTCTGTCTGTATGGGTAATATGTTATGATTTACTTCCTGACCTCTTAAGCGGTATTTTCTTCTATGGAACAGAACAACAAGCTTCCTCAGCCGCCAGCCTTCATCTTCCTAATCGACGTGTCCTACAATGCTGTGAAGAGCGGCATGGTCAACATCGTCTGTCAGGAACTCAAGACTCTGCTAGACTATCTGCccaggtacacaaacacaacagaagacTGATGAAAGGGAAGATAAACAGGGAAGAACAATGCTAGAAAGGATATGATAGGAAGAATTGGAGCATGAAGCAAGGAAGGAACCAGGAGTGAAAGATTAATTGAACACACCGAGTTTACCTATTATCAGAAACGTTCTCCCAGttcatcctctgtctctgcatACAGGGAGAACCCAGAGATGGACTCCATGGTCCGGGTGGGATTCGTCACCTACAACAAGGTTTTGCACTTCTACAACGTCAAGGCGAGCCTGGCCCAGCCCCAGATGTTGGTGGTGTCGGATGTGTCAGACATGTTTGTACCACTGCTGGACGGTTTCTTGGTCAACGTCAACGAGAGCCGGCTAGTTATCGAGAGGTGGgaaatctcacacacacacacaaaaataaatacacgaGGTGTGTACAGACGGGcgtttttttctggtttaatGAAACGGTGTTTGTGCTTTCCAGTTTGCTGGACCAGATCCCAGAGATGTTTGCCGACACCAGGGAGACAGAGACGGTCTTTGGACCCGTCATCCAGGCAGGACTGGAGGCGCTCAAGGTAAACGCATCGATTATCAAATTAGTTGACAATTAATTTAACAACTAGTTGATTTATCGTAGCTACTCCCTTGAATTTTAATCCCtgggacatttttctgatttttctaAAAGATAACAGTCAAATACAGGAATTTACAAACCTTCCAAACTCCCACTTCTCCCCTTTTTACTGCCAAATCACTGGTTTTTATAACCCTCAGTTATCTCACATTAATCATCACTGATAttgtttgttgcagccctaataCGATTGCCAATTTTAGTAACAGAACAGCATCCGAAATCATGAAGCGGACCCTCAAAGATTCACAAATCTGAAACTAAAGATGTGTAAAAATGACTGAGCAGTATGACTCTGATGATGCTGACCTTCAAACATGTGTAAACACGACACGACTACAGATCCGCTGACACGCCTGATGATTtgcatgttgctgtgtgtcacgTTCTCAGGCTGCAGACTGTGCTGGGAAGCTGTTTGTGTTCCACACCTCTCTGCCCATCGCAGAGGCGCCTGGAAAACTAAAGAACCGAGAAGACAAGAAGCTGATTGGGACGGATAAGGAGAAGGTAAACTTATGATTTAAAGCGTGTGTTGTGTGTAGCAGAATCTTATTATGCATCACTCCACGCTGACTCCCGTTCCTCTCCTGTCATCCTCAGTCTCTGTTTCAGCCCCAGGTGGGTTTCTACAACACCCTGGCTAAGGAGTGTGTAGCCCAGGGCTGTTGTGTGgatctcttcctcttccccaaCCAGTATGTGGATGTTGCCACGTTAGGGGTGGTGCCCGTCTCCACCGGAGGTTCTGTCTACAAATACACCTACTTCCAGGTGAGAGGAAATCactcttcctccttctgtcttATTCTCAATCTGATCCAGCTCCGAAGCCCCAGTGCCTTCGTCACTTCtctccagtgtttgtttgctctgagATTTTGATGAATACAGCTGGATCATGAGGGTAACATGTGGTGTATTTTCTTTGTACCAGGCTCAGACAGACAAGGAGCGATTCTTGAACGACCTCCGGCGAGACGTTCAGAAGCTAGTCGGGTTTGATGCCGTCATGAGGGTGCGAACCAGCACAGGTGAGGCTCAACTTacttacaaacaaaaataaatctctccgGGCCGAGAGAGATGTGACAGCTGACCTCGTgatctctcctcttctgtctcaccctttcctctgctctgctcaggtATCCGAGCGACGGACTTCTTCGGCTCCTTCTTCATGAGCAACACCACAGACGTGGAGCTCGCGGGTCTGGACTGTGACAAGGCCATCACTGTCGAGTTCAAGCACGACGACAAGCTCAGCGAGGAGACGGGGGCACTCATGCAGGTGTGCAACAAAGTCCTTTAAGAAGGaacatttgtttgcattttaggAACACCTTAGTTTTTATTACATACCAACCCCAGTAATCAGCGGTGACACAGGGATCGTTCTAAGTCTTGCAAGTTTGGTAGAATTTTAACTTGTGTATAAATGTTAGGAACATGTTTGAATCTGAATATAACCCCCTAAAAATGCTTGATTTCCAACACTGTCTAAGCGTCCTCAtttgtaagaaacacacacgtCTCCTTTGTCTCCCCGTAGTGCGCCGTGCTGTACACCAGCTGCAGCGGCCAAAGGCGTCTCCGCGTCCACAACATGGCGGTGAACTGCTGTTCTCAGCTGGCTGACCTGTACCGCAACTGCGAGACTGACACAATCATCAACTTCTTCTCTAAATACGGTGAGAAGAATTTTCTTCCTCATTGTTATTCAAGTCAGTGCATGAGAGgcccagctgctccagcagagctGCAAAATATCAGACAGTAGATCAACATCTGTGGTTGCTCTTGATAGCTTGTTGATGAgaatgtgtgaaagaaaaaacaattccAGTATAATCTGATGTGATCGAATATACAGCACATACAATTAGTCATTTATCTCATTAGAACAATCCCAGGTtgatgggtgtgtttgtgtttttgtgtcgcAGCTTTCCGTGGCATCCTCAGCAACCCCACTAAGGCAGTGAGAGACACTCTGGTCAACCAGTGTGCTCAGATTCTGGCCTGCTACCGGAAGAACTGTGCGAGCCCCTCGTCAGCTGGCCAGGTACTGAAAACTAAAGCTTACACAATCATACATAAGCACACATGATGCAGATTTTCTCAACATGTCCCATTTTTCCTGGCTTCATGTCAGAGATTTCTccaactttattttaaaagaaaataaatacactctACCAAAGCACTTTTGGTGTCTCAGTTGTGAAAAGTATGAAGTTATAAAACTCAGCACACATTTTTTCATACAGTGTCATATTTAcatccctgtgtttgtgtgttccagCTGATCCTCCCAGAGTGCATGAAGCTGCTACCGGTCTATCTCAACTGCGTGCTGAAGAGCGACGTGCTGCTGCCGGGAGCCGACGTCTCATTGGACGACCGGGCCTACCTGcgtcagctgatcagctgcaTGGACGTCGCGGAGAGCCACGTCTTCTTCTACCCTCGCCTGCTGCCACTGgtgagaccacacacacacacacacacacacacactgaatgctGATAAACTTAAAGCTGCATCATCCTCACCTCGGGCATTTGTTGAAGAAGAACAGATATTTGGTTTAATTAAAGTGTTTGCTGCTCTTACTCAGAATGATATAAGCcactgtattatttattattagttCTGTTTTCTCAAACCTGAATAAATCTGCATAATCAAGCTCTCAGAACAAAGAACCAGAGCTTGTTTTGATGACGACGATGATTTTTAACTTCATCCGTCACCACTATTTTCTATCGTTGTGTGTAATCTGCTCATTTAAATTTTGCAGTGTTGTAGATTTAATTACGCCTGGGTTCAAACAGCGCAAGGGCTGCATCAGTGTTGAAGGTTCCAGTGAGAAATTGAGATATAATCCAAGAAGTCCAGTTAGAGTAACAGAATAAAGTGTTTAAAGACTTATAAGACAAATGTGTGATACCCAGGAACGGGATCTTACAACCCTGGAAAGTTatcacagcagctttttttattacattttgaagaTGGAGTAATCTGAGTAAATGCTCTGAGTGATCAGTAGATGGCAACACTGACACATTCATCTGATATTGTGTCTTCTCATCGACTCTCCAGACGAAGTTGGAAAGCGGCTCGTTGCCGGTGGCTGTGAGGGACTCAGAGGAGAGGCTGTCTAAAGGCGGTGTTTACATCCTGGAGACAGGACTCCACCTCTTCCTGTGGGTGGGAGCCAGCGTTCAGCAGGAACTGCTGCTCAACATCTTCGGCACGCCGAGCTTCAGCCAGATAGACCCGAGCATGGTGAGGCGATAACACTGCCCTCAGTTCAATCCTTGATTGTGTCTAAATTTAGCAGCTTGCACAACTCCGCTCCCGAACACCAAGTTTTACTTGcaaccttttctgttttcttaccATCATCAACCTGGTATATgagattttgtcattttgtctctgTACACTTCATCAATTAGTCTCgtaatacaataaatacaaacattttaaaccttttcttttacaaaacacaataattaaTCTTAAGCCATCAGTGGGTAAAAGCAGTTGAATGGTTATAAAATATCTAAATGTCCCTCATTTGTGTTTCAGACGAGTCTGCCAGTGCTGGACAACCCGTTCTCTGAGAGACTCCGAGAGATCATCGACTCCTTCAGAGCTCAGCGGTCACGATACATGAAGGTAATCTTTGTACTCTCTGACGTCTCTAACCAAACTCTTGTCGACTCTCCTCTGTTGTCCTGGCAGGAGCTAGATGACATTATGCTAACTGACTGTCTGTAAAGCATCAACAAACGCTTTGTTTCGGTACAGTCTTGCTTTAAAGAATATGAAGATGTTTTACTGCAATTCCTTTATATCCATTTTAACAAAAGATCTTCTGTATAATCTGTAGCAGAACAAAGCAAagataaaagaatgaaaataaagatttgacAAGTTAATAAGACCGGGTGTCTGATGCCGCCTCTTGACACATACGATAGACGTGAAATCAATCAGTTTTTGTAGTATTATACTGcgattctgaaaaaaaaaaaaaatcattccaacacactcacatctccctctttctcactcttctctctctcctctcggtTGCAGCTGATGGTGGTGAAACAGGAAGACAGAACAGAGCTGATATTCAGGCACTTCCTGGTCGAGGACAAGAGCGCCAGCGGGGGAGCGTCATACGTGGACTTCTTGTGTCACATGCACAAGGAGATCCGCCAGCTTCTCAGCTAGGCCTACAAATTCCCACCTTCACCTGTATGACCTGACCCCCACCCGGTTCACCCCACCTTGTGAAAGAAAGCGCtttatcttccttttttttttttttaacctaataAACTAAAGCTCTGCTCGCTGTCTGTCAGCTGAGCGTCAGAGACAGCTGGCAGATcttgttgtgtgtatgtgtgtgtatgtgtgtgtgtgtgtgtgagagagtgtgtgtgtgtgagagtgtgtgtgtgtgagagagagagtctgatgTTAATAGAGCTTTACTCTGCCTCAAACCTTCTGCTCCAACACAGCAGGAGCAAAATAACTGACGAGGGAGGGTAATGTATATACACAAGTGAACAATTATGTATGCAACAGACTGAGTGAGTGTCGGAGACGGCTGATGTTGACTGTAGTCGGTGAACTGTCTGTATTAAGAGCACTGAAAGGCTGTTTTGGGTGAATAAACGACGCTCAGATAGCAAACACTTTTTATATGATTGAATCCCATTAGAGTGAAGGGCATCTGCATACCGAGacataaatgaattaaataaatgctgTTCTTTTTCGTCTCCTTTCTCCTTTAATCATGGCCTTAGTACCCGCTTCCCCAGGCTGTTCCAATCATCcatgatatgtgtgtgtttatgtgtctttgtgtgtctgtgtgtgagatctGAGAGGATTAATCACCCACTGCCCAGTTCTTATTTCCCggtgtgtctccaggtgtgaGCACCTGAATTTAAGCCTGGATTCAAAGctcaaactttattttatttttttcaaacctaCAGCGTCAAAGAAGTACCGGTAACTCAGATTtctgagagaaagaagaaagtcggcgctctgagaaaaaaaaggcctaaaAAAATTCAGAACCTCTCCCAAAAACGTTCAGTGGCTTTAATCCTCGTCCGTTGGGTTTAGTGTCCAACTGACAAGCAAACCGAAAATAAACCTGCGTGCGTCAGCTGACATGacccacatttgttttaaatcccCTCCAGTTGAGTTTTTCCTTATTGATGCAGACACGTGACTCAGACGTTTGATCGCTGATAAACCAGATGCTTCTGTTTTCGAGAGGATGATTTCATTAGTCTAGAGAGTCTATgcagcaaagagagaaaaggataAACTACAGAACAAAATAATTCAAGGGCAGGTGTGAACTGTTGATCACAGTGATGGGGAAACTCCTTCCTTGTGATTCTGTCAGGTCGTGACGTGTGAGTGCTGCAGACTTTATATTAATCCAGAGGGTTTGATGTCCACGAATTGTACAAAAACCAGAAGCAATTTTCCAGCAGACAGAAGTGAGCGGATAAATGTACATCAGTTAAAGTTTGCAGACTTTTGAGTTGTCTCCGCACTGATGGTGTTCagtgtgtaaataaaaaatatataatctgtACAGAATTAAtagaaaataacagttttaaagaTCTGCCTGAACAGCTGCGGTTTGTTGATGGTTGGTTTCTCTGTCGCGAATAGCCGAAAATATAAAATCACGGCTTTTGCTGAAGAGAGGAAGACGCCTCGACTGGCTTtttgatatgtttgtgtgtgtgtgtgagagagagaggtgtgagtgtgtgtgtgtgtgtctgtgtgtgtgtgtgtgtctgtgtgtgtgtgaaagtgaggTCGGTCCTGGTGAATTTCTCCAGAGGAACAGAGGGatcagccaacacacacacacacgtgcacacacactacCCATGGGATTAAATTCAGTCTTCTTCATTTATCactttctgttcctttttttaacgatgtgactttgtgtttgtttggtgtgtgtgcagccctCTGTTCCGTCTTTACGTTCACTGACTTTGATTGGCCCACCGTCTTGACTGTAATCTTAatttctgttctctttttt encodes the following:
- the sec24c gene encoding protein transport protein Sec24C isoform X1 → MNVNQHTPMASPYGQPQPGYGQPGYAPLDGGYPAPYAPYNGPASAYQPGAPQQGYSPFTSFPSKAVAANPVSDLSSPLDLGPTRGPPASGAPPVSAPQPYNQYSQSQGDMQNGPPLMTQAPPRPAVSQPYSHGAVNLPGPPLSFPQHYGPPPSMQQVTNQMTGMQIASGPPTPAGPGYAPPHSSQPPVSNAYSAAPPPSYTHAPPPVSSAPTQPPPPSGPAPSQQYYGGPPPPSQQSFNSSLPPTSQQQFTSPAPPPSSQQTFPPTSYSGPVPPPSQAPAPQVSQPQQPFPPAQPPYSSAPPPVSQPAFVSGPPPPAQGSFPPRAPPPSSQPGSFPPPGPPPTSLPSGQYLGPMPPQQQPPPPQPSPYHSGPPPPSSQMPPTSMAQSNHLPPGPQGPPGPPGPLQQHPPQPGMPGGFPPQQNGAFGQVRGPQPGYAGPYPGQPNYGAPAPAPAPAPSAQKRLDPDAIPSPQASDMPAVQKSRHRIDPDAIPSPIQVIEDDKAKSTEPFTTGIRGQAPPLVTTNFQVKDQGNASPRFVRCTAYNMPCTADMAKQSQVPLAAVIKPLATLPQDESPPYLVDHGEGGPIRCNRCKAYMCPYMQFIEGGRRFQCGFCSCVTEVPPHYFQHLDHTGKRVDCYDRPELSLGSYEFLATVDYCKNNKLPQPPAFIFLIDVSYNAVKSGMVNIVCQELKTLLDYLPRENPEMDSMVRVGFVTYNKVLHFYNVKASLAQPQMLVVSDVSDMFVPLLDGFLVNVNESRLVIESLLDQIPEMFADTRETETVFGPVIQAGLEALKAADCAGKLFVFHTSLPIAEAPGKLKNREDKKLIGTDKEKSLFQPQVGFYNTLAKECVAQGCCVDLFLFPNQYVDVATLGVVPVSTGGSVYKYTYFQAQTDKERFLNDLRRDVQKLVGFDAVMRVRTSTGIRATDFFGSFFMSNTTDVELAGLDCDKAITVEFKHDDKLSEETGALMQCAVLYTSCSGQRRLRVHNMAVNCCSQLADLYRNCETDTIINFFSKYAFRGILSNPTKAVRDTLVNQCAQILACYRKNCASPSSAGQLILPECMKLLPVYLNCVLKSDVLLPGADVSLDDRAYLRQLISCMDVAESHVFFYPRLLPLTKLESGSLPVAVRDSEERLSKGGVYILETGLHLFLWVGASVQQELLLNIFGTPSFSQIDPSMTSLPVLDNPFSERLREIIDSFRAQRSRYMKLMVVKQEDRTELIFRHFLVEDKSASGGASYVDFLCHMHKEIRQLLS
- the sec24c gene encoding protein transport protein Sec24C isoform X4, with the translated sequence MNVNQHTPMASPYGQPQPGYGQPGYAPLDGGYPAPYAPYNGPASAYQPGAPQQGPTRGPPASGAPPVSAPQPYNQYSQSQGDMQNGPPLMTQAPPRPAVSQPYSHGAVNLPGPPLSFPQHYGPPPSMQQVTNQMTGMQIASGPPTPAGPGYAPPHSSQPPVSNAYSAAPPPSYTHAPPPVSSAPTQPPPPSGPAPSQQYYGGPPPPSQQSFNSSLPPTSQQQFTSPAPPPSSQQTFPPTSYSGPVPPPSQAPAPQVSQPQQPFPPAQPPYSSAPPPVSQPAFVSGPPPPAQGSFPPRAPPPSSQPGSFPPPGPPPTSLPSGQYLGPMPPQQQPPPPQPSPYHSGPPPPSSQMPPTSMAQSNHLPPGPQGPPGPPGPLQQHPPQPGMPGGFPPQQNGAFGQVRGPQPGYAGPYPGQPNYGAPAPAPAPAPSAQKRLDPDAIPSPIQVIEDDKAKSTEPFTTGIRGQAPPLVTTNFQVKDQGNASPRFVRCTAYNMPCTADMAKQSQVPLAAVIKPLATLPQDESPPYLVDHGEGGPIRCNRCKAYMCPYMQFIEGGRRFQCGFCSCVTEVPPHYFQHLDHTGKRVDCYDRPELSLGSYEFLATVDYCKNNKLPQPPAFIFLIDVSYNAVKSGMVNIVCQELKTLLDYLPRENPEMDSMVRVGFVTYNKVLHFYNVKASLAQPQMLVVSDVSDMFVPLLDGFLVNVNESRLVIESLLDQIPEMFADTRETETVFGPVIQAGLEALKAADCAGKLFVFHTSLPIAEAPGKLKNREDKKLIGTDKEKSLFQPQVGFYNTLAKECVAQGCCVDLFLFPNQYVDVATLGVVPVSTGGSVYKYTYFQAQTDKERFLNDLRRDVQKLVGFDAVMRVRTSTGIRATDFFGSFFMSNTTDVELAGLDCDKAITVEFKHDDKLSEETGALMQCAVLYTSCSGQRRLRVHNMAVNCCSQLADLYRNCETDTIINFFSKYAFRGILSNPTKAVRDTLVNQCAQILACYRKNCASPSSAGQLILPECMKLLPVYLNCVLKSDVLLPGADVSLDDRAYLRQLISCMDVAESHVFFYPRLLPLTKLESGSLPVAVRDSEERLSKGGVYILETGLHLFLWVGASVQQELLLNIFGTPSFSQIDPSMTSLPVLDNPFSERLREIIDSFRAQRSRYMKLMVVKQEDRTELIFRHFLVEDKSASGGASYVDFLCHMHKEIRQLLS
- the sec24c gene encoding protein transport protein Sec24C isoform X2, giving the protein MNVNQHTPMASPYGQPQPGYGQPGYAPLDGGYPAPYAPYNGPASAYQPGAPQQGYSPFTSFPSKAVAANPVSDLSSPLDLGPTRGPPASGAPPVSAPQPYNQYSQSQGDMQNGPPLMTQAPPRPAVSQPYSHGAVNLPGPPLSFPQHYGPPPSMQQVTNQMTGMQIASGPPTPAGPGYAPPHSSQPPVSNAYSAAPPPSYTHAPPPVSSAPTQPPPPSGPAPSQQYYGGPPPPSQQSFNSSLPPTSQQQFTSPAPPPSSQQTFPPTSYSGPVPPPSQAPAPQVSQPQQPFPPAQPPYSSAPPPVSQPAFVSGPPPPAQGSFPPRAPPPSSQPGSFPPPGPPPTSLPSGQYLGPMPPQQQPPPPQPSPYHSGPPPPSSQMPPTSMAQSNHLPPGPQGPPGPPGPLQQHPPQPGMPGGFPPQQNGAFGQVRGPQPGYAGPYPGQPNYGAPAPAPAPAPSAQKRLDPDAIPSPIQVIEDDKAKSTEPFTTGIRGQAPPLVTTNFQVKDQGNASPRFVRCTAYNMPCTADMAKQSQVPLAAVIKPLATLPQDESPPYLVDHGEGGPIRCNRCKAYMCPYMQFIEGGRRFQCGFCSCVTEVPPHYFQHLDHTGKRVDCYDRPELSLGSYEFLATVDYCKNNKLPQPPAFIFLIDVSYNAVKSGMVNIVCQELKTLLDYLPRENPEMDSMVRVGFVTYNKVLHFYNVKASLAQPQMLVVSDVSDMFVPLLDGFLVNVNESRLVIESLLDQIPEMFADTRETETVFGPVIQAGLEALKAADCAGKLFVFHTSLPIAEAPGKLKNREDKKLIGTDKEKSLFQPQVGFYNTLAKECVAQGCCVDLFLFPNQYVDVATLGVVPVSTGGSVYKYTYFQAQTDKERFLNDLRRDVQKLVGFDAVMRVRTSTGIRATDFFGSFFMSNTTDVELAGLDCDKAITVEFKHDDKLSEETGALMQCAVLYTSCSGQRRLRVHNMAVNCCSQLADLYRNCETDTIINFFSKYAFRGILSNPTKAVRDTLVNQCAQILACYRKNCASPSSAGQLILPECMKLLPVYLNCVLKSDVLLPGADVSLDDRAYLRQLISCMDVAESHVFFYPRLLPLTKLESGSLPVAVRDSEERLSKGGVYILETGLHLFLWVGASVQQELLLNIFGTPSFSQIDPSMTSLPVLDNPFSERLREIIDSFRAQRSRYMKLMVVKQEDRTELIFRHFLVEDKSASGGASYVDFLCHMHKEIRQLLS
- the sec24c gene encoding protein transport protein Sec24C isoform X3, with amino-acid sequence MNVNQHTPMASPYGQPQPGYGQPGYAPLDGGYPAPYAPYNGPASAYQPGAPQQGPTRGPPASGAPPVSAPQPYNQYSQSQGDMQNGPPLMTQAPPRPAVSQPYSHGAVNLPGPPLSFPQHYGPPPSMQQVTNQMTGMQIASGPPTPAGPGYAPPHSSQPPVSNAYSAAPPPSYTHAPPPVSSAPTQPPPPSGPAPSQQYYGGPPPPSQQSFNSSLPPTSQQQFTSPAPPPSSQQTFPPTSYSGPVPPPSQAPAPQVSQPQQPFPPAQPPYSSAPPPVSQPAFVSGPPPPAQGSFPPRAPPPSSQPGSFPPPGPPPTSLPSGQYLGPMPPQQQPPPPQPSPYHSGPPPPSSQMPPTSMAQSNHLPPGPQGPPGPPGPLQQHPPQPGMPGGFPPQQNGAFGQVRGPQPGYAGPYPGQPNYGAPAPAPAPAPSAQKRLDPDAIPSPQASDMPAVQKSRHRIDPDAIPSPIQVIEDDKAKSTEPFTTGIRGQAPPLVTTNFQVKDQGNASPRFVRCTAYNMPCTADMAKQSQVPLAAVIKPLATLPQDESPPYLVDHGEGGPIRCNRCKAYMCPYMQFIEGGRRFQCGFCSCVTEVPPHYFQHLDHTGKRVDCYDRPELSLGSYEFLATVDYCKNNKLPQPPAFIFLIDVSYNAVKSGMVNIVCQELKTLLDYLPRENPEMDSMVRVGFVTYNKVLHFYNVKASLAQPQMLVVSDVSDMFVPLLDGFLVNVNESRLVIESLLDQIPEMFADTRETETVFGPVIQAGLEALKAADCAGKLFVFHTSLPIAEAPGKLKNREDKKLIGTDKEKSLFQPQVGFYNTLAKECVAQGCCVDLFLFPNQYVDVATLGVVPVSTGGSVYKYTYFQAQTDKERFLNDLRRDVQKLVGFDAVMRVRTSTGIRATDFFGSFFMSNTTDVELAGLDCDKAITVEFKHDDKLSEETGALMQCAVLYTSCSGQRRLRVHNMAVNCCSQLADLYRNCETDTIINFFSKYAFRGILSNPTKAVRDTLVNQCAQILACYRKNCASPSSAGQLILPECMKLLPVYLNCVLKSDVLLPGADVSLDDRAYLRQLISCMDVAESHVFFYPRLLPLTKLESGSLPVAVRDSEERLSKGGVYILETGLHLFLWVGASVQQELLLNIFGTPSFSQIDPSMTSLPVLDNPFSERLREIIDSFRAQRSRYMKLMVVKQEDRTELIFRHFLVEDKSASGGASYVDFLCHMHKEIRQLLS